One part of the Anaeromyxobacter sp. Fw109-5 genome encodes these proteins:
- a CDS encoding PfkB family carbohydrate kinase, translating to MSLLAVGSVALDSLETPFGAREEVLGGSASYFATCASFFGPTRVVAVVGEDFPEEHVRFLASRGIDLGGLVRRAGRTFRWKGRYEFDLNTAHTLDTQLNVFAEFRPELPAHYRDSEYVFLGNIDPDLQRAVLDQVRGPRFVACDTMNFWIASKRQSLLETLRRVDMLFVNDAEARQLAEEHNVVKAARRILSFGPKAVVVKRGEYGALFFSGDEVFAACAVPLASVFDPTGAGDSFAGGFMGYLARNGGLDHGAMRRAIVLGSVLASFTVERFSLDRLRTLTTEEIRARYSEARRLAHFDDLEVDLFNGVSVG from the coding sequence ATGTCGCTGCTCGCCGTCGGCTCGGTCGCCCTCGACTCCCTGGAGACGCCCTTCGGCGCGCGGGAAGAGGTGCTGGGGGGCTCCGCCTCGTACTTCGCGACGTGCGCGAGCTTCTTCGGGCCGACGCGCGTGGTGGCGGTGGTGGGCGAGGACTTCCCCGAGGAGCACGTCCGGTTCCTCGCCTCGCGCGGCATCGACCTCGGCGGGCTCGTTCGGCGCGCCGGGCGCACCTTCCGCTGGAAGGGGCGCTACGAGTTCGACCTCAACACCGCGCACACGCTCGACACGCAGCTCAACGTCTTCGCCGAGTTCAGGCCGGAGCTGCCGGCCCACTACCGCGACTCCGAGTACGTGTTCCTCGGCAACATCGACCCGGATCTGCAGCGCGCCGTCCTGGATCAGGTGCGTGGCCCGCGGTTCGTCGCGTGCGACACGATGAACTTCTGGATCGCCTCGAAGCGGCAGAGCCTGCTCGAGACGCTCCGGCGCGTGGACATGCTGTTCGTGAACGACGCCGAGGCGCGCCAGCTCGCGGAGGAGCACAACGTCGTGAAGGCGGCCCGCCGGATCCTCTCCTTCGGCCCGAAGGCCGTCGTGGTGAAGCGGGGAGAGTACGGGGCGCTCTTCTTCTCGGGCGACGAGGTCTTCGCCGCCTGCGCCGTCCCGCTCGCCTCGGTGTTCGACCCCACCGGCGCGGGCGACTCCTTCGCGGGCGGGTTCATGGGATACCTCGCACGCAACGGCGGCCTCGATCACGGGGCGATGCGACGGGCGATCGTCCTCGGCAGCGTGCTCGCGAGCTTCACCGTGGAGCGCTTCTCCCTGGACCGGCTGCGCACCCTCACGACCGAGGAGATCCGCGCCCGCTACTCCGAGGCGCGGCGGCTCGCCCACTTCGACGACCTCGAGGTGGACCTGTTCAACGGCGTGTCCGTGGGTTGA
- the rlmN gene encoding 23S rRNA (adenine(2503)-C(2))-methyltransferase RlmN produces the protein MSAPHDPPRPEPRPDLRSLPLDRLERLVAALGERPFRARQLHRWLQQKGAASLDELTDVPRALRAALAEATTLTTLERATEQRSVDGTIKWTWRTHDGKLVESVYMPEPDRRTLCVSSQVGCAVGCTFCLTGTMGLARNLTPGEIVEQVHRANRRIVELGEGQGPRPLTNLVFMGMGEPLANYRSLKVALDLLLSEDGPNFSHRHVTVSTSGLVPMIRKLGEETPVKLAISLNATTDAQRDALMPINRRYPLAQLLEACRSFPIRNGRRITFEYVLLGGVNDSLEDAVRLARLVRGIPTKVNLIPYNANPGLPYRAPAPERVVEFQETLAARNLTAVVRKNRGGDISAACGQLAAEGGPGDPRRPAPPPLTRLPAAG, from the coding sequence ATGTCTGCGCCGCACGATCCGCCTCGGCCGGAGCCCCGGCCCGACCTCCGGTCCTTGCCCCTCGACCGGCTCGAGCGGCTGGTGGCTGCGCTCGGCGAGCGGCCGTTCCGGGCGCGACAGCTCCACCGCTGGCTGCAGCAGAAGGGGGCCGCCTCGCTCGACGAGCTGACCGACGTCCCGCGGGCCCTCCGCGCCGCGCTCGCCGAGGCCACGACGCTCACCACCCTCGAGCGCGCGACCGAGCAGCGCTCGGTCGACGGCACGATCAAGTGGACGTGGCGCACGCACGACGGGAAGCTGGTCGAGTCGGTCTACATGCCCGAGCCCGACCGCCGGACGCTCTGCGTGTCGTCGCAGGTCGGCTGCGCCGTCGGGTGCACCTTCTGCCTCACCGGCACCATGGGGCTCGCCCGGAACCTCACGCCGGGTGAGATCGTCGAGCAGGTCCATCGCGCGAACCGGCGGATCGTCGAGCTCGGGGAAGGGCAGGGGCCGCGGCCCCTCACGAACCTCGTGTTCATGGGGATGGGCGAGCCGCTCGCGAACTACCGCAGCCTGAAGGTCGCGCTCGACCTCCTCCTGAGCGAGGACGGGCCCAACTTCTCGCACCGGCACGTGACCGTCTCGACGAGCGGGCTCGTGCCGATGATCCGCAAGCTCGGCGAGGAGACGCCGGTGAAGCTCGCGATCTCGCTCAACGCGACCACCGACGCCCAGCGCGACGCCCTCATGCCCATCAACCGGCGCTACCCCCTGGCGCAGCTCCTCGAGGCCTGCCGGAGCTTCCCCATCCGCAACGGGCGCCGGATCACCTTCGAGTACGTGCTCCTCGGCGGCGTGAACGACTCGCTCGAGGACGCGGTGCGCCTCGCCCGGCTCGTGCGCGGCATCCCGACGAAGGTGAACCTCATCCCGTACAACGCGAACCCCGGCCTCCCGTACCGCGCGCCCGCGCCCGAGCGCGTCGTCGAGTTCCAGGAGACCCTCGCCGCCCGGAACCTGACGGCGGTGGTCCGCAAGAACCGCGGCGGCGACATCTCCGCGGCGTGCGGCCAGCTCGCGGCGGAGGGCGGCCCGGGCGATCCGAGGCGCCCCGCCCCGCCACCGTTGACCCGCCTGCCCGCGGCGGGCTAA
- a CDS encoding hemolysin family protein encodes MPTWKWLLAILFLVASAFCSGTETALTALGDARARQLRDAGGRRARMLGLWIEHPERVLSSLLIGNTLVNIGAGALAAGIGATLAERAGWNTATSVTVATVIATVIVLFFGEIIPKTLCKRHPVRAALAVIPFVQALSWVMWPLSAAVTRATNGVFRLFGGKGAVTPAVTSEEIEYLIEMGTREGVLDEVKEELLNSVLEFADRVAKEIMVPRTRMVAIDHDAPQEELFRIVTENPFSRMPVYEGSIDNVVGVLLVREIIQDLRQGRPIAIDRYLKPAFFVPEGMKISRLLKEMQRRRTHLAVVVDEFGGTSGLVTLEDVIEEIVGEIQDEGDVEAAPVKVVGPGLWLAEAAMPLHDLEAYLNERLEEAATAAGEERPPELRFPEEGDYETLGGFVTATAGRVPPVGAMVTWDGLTFTVRAGDERRVTRVEIARRPAESSGEPAARAAGSA; translated from the coding sequence GTGCCGACATGGAAGTGGCTGCTCGCGATCCTCTTCCTCGTCGCGTCCGCGTTCTGCTCCGGGACGGAGACCGCGCTCACCGCGCTGGGCGACGCCCGCGCCCGCCAGCTCCGCGACGCGGGCGGCCGGCGGGCGCGGATGCTCGGCCTCTGGATCGAGCACCCCGAGCGCGTCCTGTCGTCGCTGCTCATCGGCAACACCCTCGTGAACATCGGCGCGGGCGCGCTCGCCGCCGGGATCGGGGCGACGCTGGCGGAGCGCGCCGGCTGGAACACGGCCACGAGCGTCACCGTCGCGACGGTGATCGCCACCGTGATCGTGCTGTTCTTCGGCGAGATCATCCCGAAGACGCTCTGCAAGCGCCACCCGGTGCGGGCTGCCCTCGCCGTCATCCCGTTCGTGCAGGCGCTGTCCTGGGTGATGTGGCCGCTCTCCGCCGCCGTCACGCGGGCGACGAACGGGGTGTTCCGCCTGTTCGGCGGCAAGGGCGCCGTCACGCCGGCCGTGACGAGCGAGGAGATCGAGTACCTCATCGAGATGGGCACGCGCGAGGGGGTGCTCGACGAGGTGAAGGAGGAGCTCCTCAACAGCGTGCTCGAGTTCGCCGATCGCGTGGCGAAGGAGATCATGGTCCCGCGCACGCGCATGGTGGCCATCGACCACGACGCCCCGCAGGAGGAGCTGTTCCGGATCGTCACCGAGAACCCCTTCAGCCGCATGCCGGTCTACGAGGGCTCGATCGACAACGTCGTCGGCGTGCTCCTCGTCCGGGAGATCATCCAGGACCTGCGCCAGGGTCGGCCCATCGCCATCGACCGGTACCTGAAGCCGGCCTTCTTCGTGCCCGAGGGCATGAAGATCTCGCGTCTCCTCAAGGAGATGCAGCGGCGGCGCACGCACCTCGCGGTCGTGGTGGACGAGTTCGGCGGCACGAGCGGCCTCGTCACGCTCGAGGACGTCATCGAGGAGATCGTCGGGGAGATCCAGGACGAGGGGGACGTGGAGGCCGCGCCGGTCAAGGTGGTCGGGCCCGGACTGTGGCTCGCCGAGGCGGCCATGCCGCTGCACGACCTGGAGGCCTACCTGAACGAGCGCCTCGAGGAGGCGGCCACGGCGGCGGGCGAGGAGCGGCCGCCCGAGCTCCGGTTCCCGGAGGAGGGCGACTACGAGACGCTGGGCGGCTTCGTGACGGCGACGGCGGGGCGCGTCCCGCCCGTCGGCGCGATGGTCACCTGGGACGGGCTCACCTTCACGGTGCGCGCCGGGGACGAGCGGCGCGTGACCCGCGTGGAGATCGCGCGACGGCCGGCCGAGTCCTCCGGGGAGCCGGCGGCGCGCGCCGCGGGCAGCGCTTAG
- the ndk gene encoding nucleoside-diphosphate kinase, with product MANERTLSIIKPDGVEKGVIGQVIARFEKAGLKPIAMKMTHLSQAEAEGFYAVHKARPFFNDLVKFMTSGPVVLMVLEGEGAVAKNREIMGATDPAKAAAGTIRKDFASNIEKNTVHGSDSAENAKIEVSYFFPETAIHTYEWKKA from the coding sequence ATGGCGAACGAGCGCACGCTTTCCATCATCAAGCCCGACGGCGTCGAGAAGGGCGTCATCGGCCAGGTCATCGCCCGCTTCGAGAAGGCCGGCCTGAAGCCGATCGCGATGAAGATGACGCACCTCTCCCAGGCGGAGGCGGAGGGCTTCTACGCCGTCCACAAGGCGCGCCCGTTCTTCAACGATCTCGTGAAGTTCATGACGAGCGGCCCGGTGGTCCTGATGGTCCTCGAGGGCGAGGGCGCGGTGGCGAAGAACCGGGAGATCATGGGCGCGACCGACCCGGCCAAGGCGGCCGCCGGGACCATCCGCAAGGACTTCGCGTCCAACATCGAGAAGAACACCGTGCACGGCTCGGACAGCGCGGAGAACGCGAAGATCGAGGTGAGCTACTTCTTCCCCGAGACGGCCATCCACACCTACGAGTGGAAGAAGGCCTAA
- the sucD gene encoding succinate--CoA ligase subunit alpha: MSIYVNRDTRVVVQGITGSAGSFHTEQMLEYGTRVVAGVTPNRGGTKFQGTVPIFHTVDDAVKETGANAAVIFVPPPFAADAITESADVGIPLVVAITEGIPVLDMIRVRRFLAERPGTRLIGPNCPGLITPGECKIGIMPGHIHRPGRIGVVSRSGTLTYEAVKQLTDLGLGQSSAVGIGGDPVHGTDFVDVLREFADDPGTDAIIMIGEIGGTEEERGAAFVRDHVKKPVVGFIAGRTAPPGKRMGHAGAVVSGGSGTAEAKIEAMRDAGITVVDGPHLLGRAMKDALARRGRSRPAAAGKRAPTAAPARGGAGARSSAPSQRGGKGARKAAKRERG, encoded by the coding sequence GTGAGCATCTACGTCAATCGAGACACCAGGGTCGTGGTGCAGGGCATCACGGGCTCCGCCGGGAGCTTCCACACCGAGCAGATGCTCGAGTACGGCACGCGCGTCGTCGCGGGCGTGACGCCGAACCGCGGCGGCACGAAGTTCCAGGGGACGGTGCCCATCTTCCACACGGTGGACGACGCCGTGAAGGAGACGGGCGCGAACGCGGCGGTCATCTTCGTGCCGCCGCCGTTCGCGGCCGACGCCATCACCGAGTCCGCGGACGTGGGCATCCCGCTCGTCGTGGCGATCACCGAGGGCATCCCGGTGCTCGACATGATCCGCGTACGCCGGTTCCTCGCGGAGCGGCCCGGGACGCGGCTCATCGGCCCGAACTGTCCCGGCCTCATCACCCCGGGCGAGTGCAAGATCGGGATCATGCCCGGGCACATCCATCGGCCGGGGCGCATCGGCGTCGTCTCGCGCTCGGGCACGCTGACCTACGAGGCCGTGAAGCAGCTCACCGATCTCGGGCTCGGCCAGTCCTCGGCGGTGGGCATCGGCGGCGATCCGGTGCACGGCACCGACTTCGTCGACGTCCTCCGCGAGTTCGCCGACGATCCCGGCACCGACGCGATCATCATGATCGGCGAGATCGGCGGCACCGAGGAGGAGCGCGGGGCCGCCTTCGTCCGTGATCACGTCAAGAAGCCGGTCGTGGGGTTCATCGCCGGCCGGACGGCGCCCCCCGGGAAGCGCATGGGGCACGCGGGGGCGGTGGTGTCGGGCGGCAGCGGGACCGCCGAGGCGAAGATCGAGGCGATGCGCGACGCCGGCATCACGGTCGTGGATGGACCGCACCTGCTCGGTCGTGCGATGAAGGACGCCCTCGCTCGGCGCGGCCGGTCCCGGCCCGCCGCCGCGGGCAAGCGCGCGCCGACCGCCGCACCGGCGCGCGGGGGAGCCGGAGCACGGAGCTCGGCCCCCTCACAACGCGGCGGCAAGGGCGCTCGCAAGGCGGCGAAGCGCGAGCGCGGCTAG
- the sucC gene encoding ADP-forming succinate--CoA ligase subunit beta — protein sequence MKIHEYQAKDILRRFGVAVPRGYLAVTPLEAEGAARQLGGGICAVKAQIHAGGRGKGGGVRLARSPDEARQHAEAMLGMMLKTPQTGPEGQEVRKVYIEEGCRIARELYLGMTLDREAGRLAVMASIEGGVDIEEVAKRHPEKILREWIDPLIGLMPYQARRLAFGLGLTGDSVGAFVRFATGLHNAYVATDASLAEINPLVITVGGEVLALDAKMNFDDNALYRHADIAAMRDPDEEDPKETTAKEYDLSYIALDGDIGCMVNGAGLAMATMDVIKLSGGRPANFLDVGGGADEDKVTAALKIILSDPAVRAVLVNIFGGIMKCDVIANGIVAAARQVGLALPLVVRLEGTNVELGKEILAHSELDIIPADDLGDAARKVVAAARA from the coding sequence GTGAAGATCCACGAGTACCAGGCGAAGGACATCCTGAGGCGGTTCGGGGTCGCCGTCCCCCGCGGCTACCTCGCCGTCACGCCGCTCGAGGCCGAGGGCGCGGCCCGCCAGCTCGGGGGCGGGATCTGCGCGGTGAAGGCGCAGATCCACGCCGGCGGACGAGGGAAGGGCGGCGGCGTACGCCTCGCCCGCTCGCCCGACGAGGCGCGGCAGCACGCCGAGGCCATGCTCGGGATGATGCTGAAGACGCCGCAGACCGGCCCCGAGGGACAGGAGGTCCGCAAGGTGTACATCGAGGAGGGCTGCCGGATCGCGCGGGAGCTCTACCTCGGCATGACCCTGGATCGCGAGGCGGGCCGGCTCGCCGTCATGGCCTCGATCGAGGGCGGCGTGGACATCGAGGAGGTCGCGAAGCGCCACCCCGAGAAGATCCTCCGCGAGTGGATCGACCCCCTCATCGGGCTCATGCCGTACCAGGCCCGGCGGCTGGCCTTCGGGCTGGGGCTGACGGGCGACTCGGTGGGCGCCTTCGTGCGCTTCGCGACCGGGCTCCACAACGCGTACGTCGCGACCGACGCGTCGCTCGCCGAGATCAACCCGCTCGTCATCACGGTCGGCGGGGAGGTGCTGGCGCTCGACGCGAAGATGAACTTCGACGACAACGCGCTCTACCGCCACGCCGACATCGCCGCGATGCGGGATCCCGACGAGGAGGATCCCAAGGAGACGACGGCCAAGGAGTACGATCTCTCCTACATCGCGCTGGACGGCGACATCGGCTGCATGGTGAACGGCGCCGGCCTGGCGATGGCCACGATGGACGTCATCAAGCTCTCCGGCGGGCGCCCCGCGAACTTCCTCGACGTGGGCGGCGGCGCGGACGAGGACAAGGTCACGGCGGCGCTCAAGATCATCCTCTCGGATCCGGCGGTGAGGGCGGTGCTGGTGAACATCTTCGGCGGGATCATGAAGTGCGACGTCATCGCGAACGGCATCGTCGCGGCGGCGCGGCAGGTCGGCCTGGCGCTCCCGCTCGTCGTCCGGCTCGAGGGCACGAACGTCGAGCTGGGCAAGGAGATCCTGGCCCACAGCGAGCTCGACATCATCCCGGCCGACGACCTCGGCGACGCGGCGCGCAAGGTCGTCGCCGCGGCGCGGGCGTGA
- the mdh gene encoding malate dehydrogenase, with protein sequence MAVRKKIALIGAGQIGGTMALLCGQRNLGDVVLVDIMEGVAKGKALDLQQTRGVLKFDVDVTGGGTSDYSVIQGADVCIVTAGVPRKPGMSRDDLLKVNLDAITKVAQGIKQHAPNAFVIVVTNPLDSMVYAMQKVTGFDRKKVVGMAGVLDTARFQYFVGEAAGVAPQDVTGVVLGGHGDDMVPLVRYCSVNGTPLTKLLDRAKLDAIVERTRKGGGEIVALLGTGSAFYAPAASAVAMAESYLRDQKRVLPCSAYLEGQYGVRDLFLGVPVVIGAKGVEKVVELELSDEEKAMLAKSVESVKKSVAETRL encoded by the coding sequence ATGGCGGTTCGGAAGAAGATCGCCCTCATCGGCGCCGGCCAGATCGGCGGCACCATGGCGCTGCTCTGCGGGCAGCGGAACCTGGGCGACGTCGTCCTCGTGGACATCATGGAGGGCGTCGCGAAGGGCAAGGCGCTCGACCTCCAGCAGACCCGCGGCGTCCTGAAGTTCGACGTGGACGTCACCGGCGGAGGCACGAGCGACTACTCGGTCATCCAGGGCGCCGACGTCTGCATCGTGACCGCCGGCGTGCCGCGCAAGCCCGGCATGAGCCGGGACGATCTCCTCAAGGTGAACCTCGACGCGATCACGAAGGTCGCTCAGGGCATCAAGCAGCACGCGCCGAACGCGTTCGTCATCGTGGTGACGAACCCGCTCGACTCGATGGTGTACGCGATGCAGAAGGTCACCGGCTTCGACAGGAAGAAGGTGGTCGGCATGGCCGGCGTGCTCGACACCGCGCGCTTCCAGTACTTCGTCGGCGAGGCGGCCGGCGTCGCGCCGCAGGACGTCACCGGCGTGGTGCTCGGAGGGCACGGGGACGACATGGTGCCGCTCGTCCGGTACTGCTCCGTGAACGGCACCCCGCTCACGAAGCTCCTCGATCGGGCGAAGCTCGACGCGATCGTGGAGCGCACGCGCAAGGGCGGCGGCGAGATCGTCGCCCTGCTCGGCACCGGGTCCGCGTTCTACGCCCCGGCGGCCAGCGCGGTCGCGATGGCGGAGAGCTACCTGCGCGATCAGAAGCGCGTGCTGCCGTGCTCCGCCTACCTCGAGGGCCAGTACGGCGTGAGGGACCTCTTCCTGGGCGTTCCGGTGGTCATCGGGGCGAAGGGCGTCGAGAAGGTCGTCGAGCTCGAGCTCTCCGACGAGGAGAAGGCGATGCTCGCGAAGTCGGTGGAGAGCGTGAAGAAGTCCGTCGCGGAGACCAGGCTGTAG
- the icd gene encoding NADP-dependent isocitrate dehydrogenase, which yields MPDAKPVVPKDGAKITLVNGKLNVPDRPILPFIEGDGTGRDIWRASQRVLDAAVEKAYGGKRKIAWTEVYAGEKAFTKFNNWLPDETIEAFREYLIGIKGPLTTPIGGGIRSLNVALRQLLDLYVCLRPVRWFKGVPSPVKRPDKVDMVIFRENTEDIYAGIEWEAGSEQAKKLLGFLEKEFPKEYKKIRFPGSTGLGVKPVSREGTERLVRAAIEYALRLERKSVTFVHKGNIMKFTEGAFRNYGYALAEREFADKVYTWEQWERTKASRGEEAANAEQKAALQGGKLLVKDAIADITLQQVLTRPDEFDVVATLNLNGDYLSDALAAQVGGIGIAPGGNVNYVTGHAIFEATHGTAPKYADLDKVNPGSVILSGEMMFRHLGWNEAADLIIKGMDGAIAGHRVTYDFARLMKAEGVADAVEVKCSEFGDEIIKHM from the coding sequence ATGCCCGACGCCAAGCCCGTTGTGCCGAAGGACGGAGCGAAGATCACGCTGGTGAACGGGAAGCTGAACGTCCCGGATCGTCCCATCCTGCCGTTCATCGAGGGTGATGGAACGGGCCGTGACATCTGGCGCGCGAGCCAGCGCGTGCTCGACGCGGCCGTCGAGAAGGCGTACGGCGGCAAGCGCAAGATCGCCTGGACCGAGGTCTACGCCGGCGAGAAGGCCTTCACGAAGTTCAACAACTGGCTGCCCGACGAGACCATCGAGGCGTTCCGCGAGTACCTCATCGGCATCAAGGGGCCGCTCACCACGCCCATCGGCGGCGGCATCCGCTCCCTGAACGTCGCGCTCCGCCAGCTCCTCGACCTGTACGTCTGCCTCCGGCCCGTGCGCTGGTTCAAGGGCGTGCCCTCGCCGGTGAAGCGCCCGGACAAGGTCGACATGGTGATCTTCCGCGAGAACACGGAGGACATCTACGCCGGCATCGAGTGGGAGGCCGGCTCCGAGCAGGCGAAGAAGCTCCTCGGGTTCCTCGAGAAGGAGTTCCCGAAGGAGTACAAGAAGATCCGCTTCCCGGGCTCGACCGGACTCGGAGTGAAGCCCGTCTCGCGCGAGGGCACCGAGCGGCTCGTCCGCGCGGCCATCGAGTACGCCCTCCGCCTCGAGCGGAAGAGCGTCACCTTCGTCCACAAGGGCAACATCATGAAGTTCACGGAGGGCGCGTTCCGGAACTACGGCTACGCGCTCGCCGAGCGGGAGTTCGCGGACAAGGTGTACACCTGGGAGCAGTGGGAGCGGACCAAGGCGTCGAGGGGCGAGGAGGCCGCCAACGCCGAGCAGAAGGCGGCGCTCCAGGGCGGGAAGCTCCTCGTCAAGGACGCCATCGCCGACATCACCCTGCAGCAGGTGCTCACGCGACCGGACGAGTTCGACGTGGTCGCGACCCTGAACCTGAACGGCGACTACCTGTCCGACGCGCTCGCGGCGCAGGTCGGCGGCATCGGCATCGCGCCGGGCGGCAACGTCAACTACGTGACCGGCCACGCGATCTTCGAGGCGACCCACGGCACGGCCCCCAAGTACGCGGACCTCGACAAGGTGAACCCGGGCTCGGTGATCCTCTCCGGCGAGATGATGTTCCGTCACCTCGGCTGGAACGAGGCGGCGGATCTCATCATCAAGGGCATGGACGGCGCCATCGCCGGACACCGGGTCACCTACGACTTCGCCCGCCTGATGAAGGCCGAGGGCGTGGCCGACGCCGTCGAGGTGAAGTGCTCCGAGTTCGGAGACGAGATCATCAAGCACATGTAG
- a CDS encoding ChbG/HpnK family deacetylase: protein MKLLVVNADDLGYDPEIDRGILEAHARGIVTSATVMVLSPFARAALGAAPPTLGVGLHAVVPADLSRAAAEAELRAQLGRFEDLRGAAPTHLDSHKHAHAAPAILAAFTAVAAERGLPVRAIDAPMRAALRAGGVVTADRFLGDAARRPAWTEEALVTALLGLEEGATELMAHPGYAPSHARTSFGHERELELAALCSPRARAAADAAGAVLCDYAEFLSQRPHTRVAGRLP, encoded by the coding sequence TTGAAGCTCCTCGTCGTCAACGCCGACGACCTCGGCTACGATCCCGAGATCGACCGCGGCATCCTCGAGGCCCACGCCCGCGGGATCGTGACGAGCGCCACCGTGATGGTGCTCAGCCCGTTCGCGCGCGCCGCCCTGGGAGCCGCCCCGCCCACGCTCGGCGTCGGCCTCCACGCGGTCGTCCCGGCGGACCTTTCGCGCGCGGCGGCCGAGGCGGAGCTGCGGGCCCAGCTGGGAAGGTTCGAGGACCTGCGCGGCGCCGCGCCGACGCACCTCGACAGCCACAAGCACGCGCACGCGGCGCCCGCGATCCTCGCGGCGTTCACCGCGGTCGCGGCGGAGCGCGGACTCCCGGTGAGAGCGATCGATGCACCGATGCGCGCGGCGCTCCGCGCGGGAGGGGTGGTCACGGCGGATCGCTTCCTCGGCGACGCCGCGCGGCGGCCCGCGTGGACGGAGGAGGCGCTCGTGACCGCGCTCCTCGGTCTCGAGGAAGGGGCGACCGAGCTCATGGCACATCCGGGGTACGCGCCGAGCCACGCCCGCACCTCGTTCGGGCACGAGCGCGAGCTCGAGCTCGCCGCGCTCTGCAGCCCCCGGGCGCGTGCGGCGGCGGACGCGGCCGGGGCGGTGCTCTGTGATTACGCGGAGTTTTTGTCGCAGCGGCCCCATACGAGGGTCGCCGGCCGGCTCCCATAG
- a CDS encoding PAS domain-containing sensor histidine kinase codes for MDFSLLDSVPDAMVIADEHGEIVHANREAERLFGWPRSELAGRPIEILLPSRFRAEHRAHRTGYHAAPRTRPMGLGLDLSGLRKDGAEFAAEISLSPIEVDGRRCVVAAVRDVTDRKLLEGRARLWSKAQDEVRERDEFLSVASHELRTPVTALQLQLQLLHRLAARGKDDVPRLLEPRVEALERQTRRIALLVNELLDVSRMRLGRLELRYEALDLADVVRGAAAQVREEVARSGSVLQLDLARAPGRWDRMRLEQVVTNLLLNASKFGQGKPIAVEVEADGPRARLRVTDQGMGIAPEHHARVFERFERAVPIANYGGLGLGLYVARQVVAAHGGEIRVESLPGAGATFTVELPRDPPGEHAPAALDAPAVH; via the coding sequence GTGGACTTCTCCCTCCTCGACTCCGTGCCGGACGCGATGGTGATCGCGGACGAGCACGGGGAGATCGTGCACGCCAACCGCGAGGCGGAGCGCCTGTTCGGGTGGCCGCGCAGCGAGCTGGCGGGACGGCCGATAGAGATCCTGCTCCCGTCCCGCTTCCGCGCCGAGCACCGGGCGCACCGGACCGGCTACCACGCGGCGCCGCGCACGCGGCCGATGGGCCTCGGGCTGGACCTGTCGGGCCTGCGCAAGGACGGGGCGGAGTTCGCGGCCGAGATCAGCCTCTCGCCGATCGAGGTCGACGGGCGGCGCTGCGTCGTGGCGGCGGTGCGGGACGTCACGGACCGGAAGCTCCTCGAGGGCCGGGCGCGGCTGTGGAGCAAGGCGCAGGACGAGGTGCGCGAGCGCGACGAGTTCCTCTCCGTCGCGTCCCACGAGCTGCGGACCCCCGTCACCGCGCTCCAGCTCCAGCTCCAGCTCCTCCACCGGCTGGCCGCGCGCGGAAAGGACGACGTCCCGCGCCTGCTCGAGCCGCGCGTCGAGGCCCTCGAGCGCCAGACGCGCCGGATCGCGCTGCTCGTGAACGAGCTGCTCGACGTCTCCCGCATGCGCCTCGGGCGGCTGGAGCTCCGCTACGAGGCGCTCGACCTCGCGGACGTCGTGCGCGGCGCAGCCGCCCAGGTGCGCGAGGAGGTGGCGCGCTCGGGGTCGGTCCTCCAGCTCGACCTCGCGCGGGCTCCCGGGCGGTGGGATCGCATGCGCCTCGAGCAGGTGGTCACGAATCTGCTCCTCAACGCGTCCAAGTTCGGGCAGGGAAAGCCGATCGCGGTGGAGGTCGAGGCGGACGGCCCGCGCGCGCGCCTGCGGGTGACCGACCAGGGGATGGGCATCGCGCCGGAGCATCACGCCCGCGTGTTCGAGCGGTTCGAGCGCGCCGTCCCCATCGCCAACTACGGAGGGCTCGGCCTCGGGCTGTACGTCGCGCGCCAGGTCGTGGCGGCGCACGGCGGGGAGATCCGCGTCGAGAGCTTGCCCGGCGCCGGCGCGACGTTCACGGTGGAGCTGCCCCGCGACCCTCCCGGCGAGCACGCGCCCGCGGCACTCGACGCCCCGGCGGTCCACTGA